TTGTTGCAGATTGTACAACACCAGCAAACTTTTTTCACTTGCTAAGACGTCAAATGAAAACTAATTACCGTAAACCATTAATTGTATTTACACCAAAAAGTTTACTACGTCATCCAAAATGTGTTAGTACTGTAGACGAGTTTGCAAACGGAACATTCCAAACACTAATTGATGATACAGCTGTTCAGGTAGATAAAGTAAAAACATTAGTGTTATTAACTGGTAAATTCTATTACGATTTAGATGAGGAGCGTGAAAATTTAAACAGAGAAGACGTTGCTTTAATTAGAATAGAGCAGTTATTTCCTTTACCAACAACACAAATTAGAGAAGTATTAGCCAAATACAAAAATGCAGAAGACATTGTTTGGGCACAAGAAGAACCAAGAAATATGGGTGCTTATGCGCATATGTTAATGCATCTAGACGAAGCTAAAACATTTAGATTAGCTTCAAGACGTCCTTATGGTGCACCAGCAGCAGGTAGTTCTGTTCGTTCTAAAAAACGTCATAAAGAAGTTATAGATTTTGTATTTGATAAAACAAAAAATAACCAGCGATAAACAATAAATTTATAACCATGAAAAAGTTACTTTTAATACTAGCACTCTTGGTATCCTGTTTAGGAATAGCACAAGAAAAAGATAACTATAAAAATGCAGTAACTAGTTTTCAAAACCATTATAACAATGGAGATGTTACTAGTATTTTTAACATGTTTGATAATAATTTTAAACAAGTTTTAACCCTAGAAAAAACAAAAGCGTACTTTACAAAAGAGGTAAATATGGAAGCTTTAGGGAAAATTAAATCAATTGAATATAAAGACACAGTTCGTTCAGGAAACAATTATACAATTACTTTTGATAAAGGTGTTTATAATGGGTATTTCCTATTAGGAACGGATAATAAGTTTGAATTTATTCAATTAGATTTAGCAAAAAAATAAAAATAACACAACAATATAAAGTTACATTACGATGATTTTAGAAATGAAAGTGCCTTCTCCAGGCGAATCTATCACAGAGGTTGAAATAGCAGAATGGTTAGTTCAAGATGGTGATTATGTAGAAAAAGACCAAGCAATTGCTGAAGTAGATAGTGATAAAGCAACTTTAGAGTTGCCAGCAGAAGCAAGCGGAATTATTACGCTTAAAGCTGAAGAAGGAGATGCTGTCGCAGTTGGCCAAGTTGTATGTTTAATTGACACAAGTGCAGAAGCACCAGCAAGTAGCACTTTTGAAGGTGGTGATGAAGGCGGA
The genomic region above belongs to Olleya sp. Hel_I_94 and contains:
- a CDS encoding DUF3887 domain-containing protein — encoded protein: MKKLLLILALLVSCLGIAQEKDNYKNAVTSFQNHYNNGDVTSIFNMFDNNFKQVLTLEKTKAYFTKEVNMEALGKIKSIEYKDTVRSGNNYTITFDKGVYNGYFLLGTDNKFEFIQLDLAKK